One genomic region from Bacillota bacterium encodes:
- the rpmG gene encoding 50S ribosomal protein L33, whose amino-acid sequence MASKNKENRIIITLACTECRSRNYTTTKNRINDPDRLELRKYCPRCRQHMVHREVK is encoded by the coding sequence ATGGCAAGCAAGAACAAGGAAAACCGGATAATCATTACGCTGGCTTGCACCGAGTGTCGCTCGCGCAACTATACCACCACCAAGAACCGGATTAACGACCCGGACAGGCTGGAGTTGCGCAAGTACTGTCCACGCTGTCGTCAACACATGGTGCACCGCGAGGTCAAGTAA